In Microbacterium esteraromaticum, the following proteins share a genomic window:
- a CDS encoding GNAT family N-acetyltransferase, producing MTDRVHTADDILRASAAWVWFPRGSEQEKTDLQLVRHPARFGGGVKASQVDSTRSADEVLEHAIERTRAWGETELTFWTNASDSPDLEDALQRRGAQHIDTVAVLARPIDGIPIEVPGDVTHEVVRTEEQFRELDRINVAVWDHQSALTDDGLRDELDEIAESLASGTGGRVLSRLDGVAVSTGGCTVADGFVRLWGAATLPEARGRGAYRAVLAGRLRLGAEMGATTALVKGRISTSAPILARAGFEHFGDERGYVLTV from the coding sequence GTGACTGACCGCGTGCACACGGCCGACGACATCCTGCGCGCCTCCGCGGCGTGGGTGTGGTTCCCGAGGGGGAGCGAGCAGGAGAAGACGGATCTGCAGCTGGTGCGGCACCCGGCGCGCTTCGGCGGCGGCGTCAAGGCATCTCAGGTCGATTCGACGAGAAGCGCAGACGAGGTGCTCGAGCATGCGATCGAGCGCACCCGCGCGTGGGGCGAGACCGAGCTGACCTTCTGGACCAACGCGTCCGACAGCCCCGACCTCGAAGACGCGCTGCAGCGACGAGGAGCACAGCACATCGACACGGTTGCGGTGCTGGCTCGTCCGATCGACGGCATCCCGATCGAGGTGCCCGGCGACGTGACCCATGAGGTCGTCCGCACCGAGGAGCAGTTCCGCGAGCTAGACCGGATCAACGTCGCCGTGTGGGACCATCAGTCCGCGCTCACCGACGACGGGCTTCGCGATGAGCTCGACGAGATCGCCGAGTCACTGGCATCAGGAACGGGCGGCCGGGTGCTCTCGCGGCTCGACGGCGTCGCCGTCAGCACGGGCGGATGCACGGTGGCTGACGGCTTCGTGCGCCTCTGGGGCGCTGCCACCCTTCCCGAGGCACGCGGACGCGGGGCGTACCGCGCCGTGCTCGCGGGCCGGCTGCGTCTCGGCGCCGAGATGGGCGCGACGACCGCGCTGGTCAAGGGCCGGATCTCGACGTCCGCGCCGATCCTCGCGCGCGCGGGGTTCGAGCACTTCGGCGACGAACGCGGCTACGTGCTCACCGTCTGA
- the upp gene encoding uracil phosphoribosyltransferase yields MRVHVADHPLITHKLTVLRDERTSSPVFRQLTEELVTLLAYEATREVKVEPVEVKTPVTTTMGVKIAEPRPIVVPILRAGLGMLEGLVKLIPTAEVGFLGMVRDEETFEPTTYAERLPDDLSDRQCFAIDPMLATGGSLAAAIQFLFDRGAKNVTAICLLGTPEGVAAIENMVGDADVTLVLGALDERLNEKGYIVPGLGDAGDRLYGTV; encoded by the coding sequence ATGCGCGTTCATGTGGCCGATCACCCGCTCATCACTCACAAGCTCACGGTGCTGCGGGATGAGAGGACCTCGTCTCCGGTCTTCCGCCAGCTGACCGAGGAGCTCGTGACCCTGCTCGCCTATGAGGCGACGCGGGAGGTCAAGGTCGAGCCGGTCGAGGTGAAGACGCCTGTGACGACGACGATGGGTGTGAAGATCGCCGAGCCGCGCCCGATCGTGGTGCCGATCCTGCGCGCCGGTCTCGGGATGCTCGAGGGCCTGGTCAAGCTCATCCCCACCGCGGAGGTCGGTTTCCTCGGCATGGTGCGCGATGAGGAGACCTTCGAGCCGACCACGTACGCAGAGCGTCTGCCCGACGACCTCAGCGACCGGCAGTGCTTCGCGATCGACCCGATGCTTGCGACCGGCGGCTCGCTGGCGGCCGCTATCCAGTTCCTCTTCGACCGCGGCGCGAAGAACGTCACCGCGATCTGCCTGCTCGGCACCCCCGAGGGCGTCGCTGCGATCGAGAACATGGTCGGCGACGCCGACGTCACCCTGGTGCTCGGCGCGCTCGACGAGCGTCTGAACGAGAAGGGCTACATCGTGCCCGGGCTCGGCGACGCCGGAGACCGCCTGTACGGCACCGTCTGA